The following DNA comes from Hahella chejuensis KCTC 2396.
GATCAGCGCGCCGTCATTGGCGAGCAGCGCAGCGACAGACTTCAACACCAGCGTTTGCGAGATAAAACTCAGGTCCATGACTGCAAAGTCATAACCCGCTCCATCATCAGTTAATTCGAGCAGGGAGAGGGGAATCTCTTTGGCGTTGATCCCTTCAAATACCCGGACTTGAGGGTGGTCCCTCAAGGATTGCGTCAACTGCCCGTGTCCGACTTCCACGCCCACCACCAGGGCGGCTCCTTGCTTGAGCGCGCAATCCGTGAATCCGCCGGTGGACTGGCCCACGTCCAGCACGGTTTTACCCTTAAATTCGGCTCCGACCTGCGCAATGGCTCCGGCCAGTTTAAGCCCGCCTCGGGAGACGTATTCTTGCAACTCGTTATCGAGAATTTTTATTTTGACGTCGCTGAGTACGGTCTGGCTGGGTTTGGTTACGGCCTCCCAGCCAGCGCCGACTTGCAACATGATTTTTCCGAGACTGATCAGCTCTCTGGCCTGATTGCGCGAGCGACAGTAACCCTGATCCACCAATAGTTTGTCGATTCGGCTCGCTTGCACGGTGGAGGTGGGGAAGCGTTCTGAAATATCAGGCATTTTTCCGTCTTGTACGTTTAGGGCGTTGTGAAATGATCACACCTGTGCGCAGACGATTCTGTCCGAACTGGGACATGCGGTCGAACTGGGCGCGGGCGATGGGGATGTACTGGTTGTCGATGGCGAGACGGTGCGACTCTTCATCCACATCCGGGTCATGAATATATACGAAATCTGAGTCGACGGCGCTGATCATCACCCAATGCGGCGCTTTTTTCTGGTCGAAGTGGTAGGTGCTGATCAGCACCAAGGCCAGTTTGCCTTGCTTGATTTCCCGTTCCAGGATTTCCTGAGTCAATACAGTGTTGTGAATGACGACATCGGTTTCGTCGAGCTGATGCATAAAGTCTTTGTGCACCAGCTTTAATACTTCTTTTTTCTCCGTGCGTCTGACGCCCTCGAGAAATAGCGGGCCTTCGTAATTGACGTAAATCTCCGCATTGAAACCGCGCTTATGAGCGGCCAGCGCGAGCCCATGGGGGCCGCAACCGCCGTGCCCGGAGGTCATGAATATGGTGGTGGCCTCGCGCCAGATCTGTATCTCTTCCCAGTTGCGGGGAATATATTCCGTATTCAGGGTCGCCATGGCCATCATCAACGACGCCGGGCCGCAAGTGAAATCCGTGCTTTGGCTATAGTAAGGGATCTGCAGCGTCTGATTCAGCGGCGCGAAACGAATGATCTGTTTCTGGAAACGATAGGCGTCCCGGTGATCTTCGTAATAATCGTGATAAACCCCAAACTGGCGATAACCGAGCTTCTTATATAAGCCGATCGCTTCCTGGTTATCGGTGCGTACTTCCAGGCGCATAAAAATACAGCGGCGCGATATCGCCGACTGCTCCGCCATATCCATCAGCGCCCGCGCGACGCCCTTGCCGCGGGACTCCGGAGCGATGGCGATGGAGTAGAGGCGGGCGAGACTGGTGCCGCGATGGAATAACGTAATCGCATAGCCGCACAGCTTCTCATCCATCTCACACAACACCACCGAAGCGGATTCGGATTTGATCATGTGGCGAAAACTTCTGCGGCTGAGCCGATCCGTCGTAAAGCATGATTCTTCAAGCTCCACCAGCTCGTCAAGATCTTCCATATGGGCTTCCCGATAGTGGGGCGCCAAAGAGCGAATTACGGTTTGCGGCTGGTTTTTATTCATGCTTCTGAAATAGTTGGGGGTAAGTTCAAATATGTAGTGGACAGGCTAATTAAGTTAAGCAAGACTTAGCAGAGATGCGCAAGTCTAAAGTGAACGCTCGTCATTTAATAGCGCTATAACTCCCTATCCCCAATGCTCCCGGAGGAATCCCAAGCCGTATGTCTCGTCTTTACATAGTCGTTGAGTCTTTAAAGGATTGGACCCCCTATTATCCAAGTGAAGACGTAATATCATTTGAAGACTACCTGGCTCTACCCATCAACAAAAATGACCGCGTCAGACTGATCAACCTTTGTCGCAGTTATAAGTATCTCAGCAAAGGCTACTACTGCTCATTGCTTGCCGAGGCGCGGGGACATCATGTCATTCCTTCCGTGCGCACGCTGAACGAAATTGAAAAGCGCTCGTTGTATTCGCTGATTCTCGACCTGGATGACGACACTGCGCTGTCGGCGCTGAAGAAGCTGGCTAACAAACCGGATCAGGAATTGACGTTCCGCTGTTTCTTCGGCAAAACCAGTGATCCGGATCTGGAGCCATTGGGCGCGCTAGTATTTGAGAAACTGCCTTGCCCGGTGGTGGAAGTGGAGATTGAGCAGAAAGGCGGCTGGAAATTGTCCGCTATGCGTCCAATCAGCCATAAAGGCTTTGACGATCAAGAGCAGACGCTGTTCGCCAATTCATTGGACGCCTTTAGCCGCAAAGTCTGGCGCAAGCCCAAAGAACGTAAGAAATATCGCTATGACATGGCGGTATTGGTTAATCCTAAAGAGGAAATGCCGCCCAGCGACAAAGGCGCGCTGAAGAAGCTGGCGAAAGTGGGCAAACAGCTCGGTGTGGCGGTGGACCTGATCGAACCCAAGGATTATCAGCGCATTCCTGAATACGATATGTTGTTCATCCGTGAAACCACCGCGATTGATCATCACACCTTCAAGTTTTCCAAGAAGGCGGAAGCGGAAGGTCTGATCGTAATGGATGACTCCACTTCCATCATGCGCTGCACCAACAAAGTGTATCTGGCGGATTTGTTGCGGGCCAATAGAGTGCCGACGCCCAAGACTTTGATAGTCAGCAAGGGCGACAAACAGCAGTTGCTGGCGGCGGCGCAGGAACTGGGCCTGCCTATGGTGTTGAAAATCCCGGACGGCTCGTTTTCTCGCGGCGTGGTAAAGGTTGAGTCGCCGGAAGAGTTGGAGCAAAAAGCGCATACGCTGTTCAAGCAATCGGCGCTGTTGTTGGCGCAGGAGTTCATGTACACCGATTATGATTGGCGGATCGGCGTGCTGAACGGCAAGCCTTTTTACGCCTGCAAATATTTCATGGCTCGTAACCACTGGCAGATTTATAAGCACGGCGAAGGTTCCACTGCCGCTGGCGCCTGGGCTACGCTGCCGACTTATGAAGTGCCCAAAGTCGTATTGAATGCGGCGGTGAAGGCCGCGGGGCTGATTGGCGATGGTCTGTATGGCGTCGATGTTAAGCAGAAAGGCAATCGGGCGGCGGTTATCGAAGTCAACGATAATCCGAGCATCGAGTCTGGCGTAGAAGATAAATATCTGGGGGACGAGTTATACCGTATTATCCTCGAAGAGTTTATCCGTCGAGCGGAAAAGAAACACAATTCCTAAGCGACGGAATTTCTGTCATTTTCATGCTTGAGCCCGCCATCTGACTTTGTTATGATGCGCGCCACTTGTGAAGAACAGCTGTTCTTGACTTGCTATGGTGGCTCTGCCGGTCCCCTCGCAACAAGAAACCGTGAACCTGGTCAGGCCCGGAAGGGAGCAGCCACAGCGGTGGATCTGTGTGCCGGGGTGTGGCTGGTAGGGCTACCTCCAACTCCTCCCTCACGTATCTAATTTCCCCGTTGATTTCACGATTCCTGCGATGGTTTTCCTGCGTCTGCGCAAAGTCGTTTCGGTGACAGAAAACCCCTTGCATGCTAATGTATGCGTTTGAATTTTCCGTTCTTCCAAAGAGAGCGCCGTATAGGCTATGGCGGGCCGGGTGAGCAATTTGAAGCAATATCGTAATCGCTATGAATCGATAGGAGTGGCATGGCATATCAGGTTCTAGCCAGAAAATGGCGTCCCGGCAATTTCGCGGAAATGGCGGGGCAGGAGCATGTTCTCAAAGCGCTGACCAACGCCCTGAATCAGGACCGTCTGCACCACGCGTATCTATTCACCGGTACTCGCGGCGTTGGTAAGACCACGGTTGCGAGAATTTTCGCCAAATGCCTCAATTGTGAACAAGGCGTTAGCGCTATTCCTTGTGGAGAGTGCGGGGTGTGCCGGGAAATCGCCGAAGGCAGATTCGTTGATCTGATTGAAATCGACGCGGCGTCGCGCACCAAGGTTGAAGACATGCGTGAGCTGCTGGACAATGTCCAGTACGCGCCTACCCGCAGCCGTTATAAAATCTATCTCATTGACGAAGTGCACATGCTCTCCAATTCCAGCTTCAACGCCCTGTTGAAGACCCTGGAAGAGCCGCCGCCTCACGTTAAGTTTCTGCTGGCCACCACTGATCCGCAAAAACTACCGGTTACTATCCTGTCGCGCTGTTTGCAGTTCAATCTCAAGAATCTGTCGCCGCAACGTATCGTTAGCCACTTGACCCATGTGTTGCAGGCGGAGAATGTGCCTGCGGAAGAAGCGGCCTTGTGGGAACTGGCGCGTGCGGCGGAAGGCAGCATGCGGGACGCAATGAGTCTTACTGACCAGGCCATCGCTTTTGGCGATGGCAAGCTGGAGGCGAAAGACGTCATTGAAATGCTGGGGACGATTGAGAAGCATGTAGTCATTGACTTGTTGCGCACCATCGCCGCGCAGGACTGTGCTGCGATGCTGGCGCAAGTCAATCATATGGCCCAGTTCGCGCCGGATTACGCCTATGTGCTGCAGGCGCTGGCGGAACTGCTGCATCGCGTGGCGGTGGAGCAGGCGGTGCCTGGCGGCGTCGACAACAGCTTTGGCGATCAGCAGCAAGTCTCCGAACTGGCGCAAACGCTGACGGCGGAAGATACCCAGCTTTATTACCAGATTGCCTTGATGGGGCGTAAAGATCTGGCCCTGGCGCCTGATCCGCGTACGGGATTTGAGATGGCCTTGTTGCGGATGATCGCCTTCCGCCCGAACATCAAATCAGCAAGGCAGATTCAAGCGCCTTCCGCTGCTTCGTCCGCAGCCTCGGCTGACGACGATAAGGAAAGCGCTCAACCCGGGCCATCCCAGACTGAGACGGCTGTAGCGGCGCAGCCGGCTCCAGCTGTAGAAGCCACGCCTGAGCCCAGGCAAGAGATTGCAGCGCCGCAGCCGGAACCGCCGCAGCAGGTTGCGGAAAAACGCGATACGCCGTCGCCGCAAGAGCCGCCCCGCCAGGGGCTCTCACAACAAGGGCCACAGAAGCAAGAGCCGTCTAATCAGGGGGAAGCGCCGGTCATTGACGCTGCGCCTGTAACGCCTGCTCAACCCATAGAGCGGCCACCCCCCGGGCATTCTGAAGCAGAACCGCCGCCAGTAGATGATTACGATGCGTACTTCGCCGATGATCCAGGGCCTTCCGACGCGGACTATGGTTTTTCTGGCTATCCAGCGGAAACCGGTTATCCCGACGATGGAAGTCATGCCGCGCCAGTGGCGAACCCGCAGCCAAAAGAGGAGAGACCTCAGGCGGCTGCGCCAGCCCGGGAGCCACAGGGAAGGGAGGCAATAGCCCCGCCCCCAAAGTCAGTAACTGAGTCTGTTCCAGGCCTGCACCCAGGACCTGGGGAGGCTGGGTCGGTGAATACGACCCCTCCCGTTGTCGCCGCGAATAGCGTTAAGAAGTCCCCGGCGGGTCCGCTGACGCCGCCATTGGAGGGCGAGCCTACCATGCAGGGAATGGTCTGGAAGGATGCGGTCAAACGCCTCGCCATTAGCGGAATGACCGCCACTCTGGCGCAGCGCTGCGCACTGGAGGCGGTGACCCCGGGCCTGGTCATATTCACGATTGATCGCGAGCATCTCGACTTTTTCAATGAGGCGCAACGCGAGCGCTTGCGCGCAGCGGTGTCGGAATTCATGGGCGAAGCGGTTAAAATCGAAGTTTCAGCCGGCGAATCGAAATGGTTGACGCCGCTGCAGTATGCGGAG
Coding sequences within:
- a CDS encoding TlyA family RNA methyltransferase — its product is MPDISERFPTSTVQASRIDKLLVDQGYCRSRNQARELISLGKIMLQVGAGWEAVTKPSQTVLSDVKIKILDNELQEYVSRGGLKLAGAIAQVGAEFKGKTVLDVGQSTGGFTDCALKQGAALVVGVEVGHGQLTQSLRDHPQVRVFEGINAKEIPLSLLELTDDGAGYDFAVMDLSFISQTLVLKSVAALLANDGALISLVKPQFEVGPAGLGKGGIVKDASLYTEVEEKIKMACADAGLRVMDYFPSSITGGDGNREFFVFARKAANS
- the rimI gene encoding ribosomal protein S18-alanine N-acetyltransferase codes for the protein MNKNQPQTVIRSLAPHYREAHMEDLDELVELEESCFTTDRLSRRSFRHMIKSESASVVLCEMDEKLCGYAITLFHRGTSLARLYSIAIAPESRGKGVARALMDMAEQSAISRRCIFMRLEVRTDNQEAIGLYKKLGYRQFGVYHDYYEDHRDAYRFQKQIIRFAPLNQTLQIPYYSQSTDFTCGPASLMMAMATLNTEYIPRNWEEIQIWREATTIFMTSGHGGCGPHGLALAAHKRGFNAEIYVNYEGPLFLEGVRRTEKKEVLKLVHKDFMHQLDETDVVIHNTVLTQEILEREIKQGKLALVLISTYHFDQKKAPHWVMISAVDSDFVYIHDPDVDEESHRLAIDNQYIPIARAQFDRMSQFGQNRLRTGVIISQRPKRTRRKNA
- a CDS encoding RimK family alpha-L-glutamate ligase, coding for MSRLYIVVESLKDWTPYYPSEDVISFEDYLALPINKNDRVRLINLCRSYKYLSKGYYCSLLAEARGHHVIPSVRTLNEIEKRSLYSLILDLDDDTALSALKKLANKPDQELTFRCFFGKTSDPDLEPLGALVFEKLPCPVVEVEIEQKGGWKLSAMRPISHKGFDDQEQTLFANSLDAFSRKVWRKPKERKKYRYDMAVLVNPKEEMPPSDKGALKKLAKVGKQLGVAVDLIEPKDYQRIPEYDMLFIRETTAIDHHTFKFSKKAEAEGLIVMDDSTSIMRCTNKVYLADLLRANRVPTPKTLIVSKGDKQQLLAAAQELGLPMVLKIPDGSFSRGVVKVESPEELEQKAHTLFKQSALLLAQEFMYTDYDWRIGVLNGKPFYACKYFMARNHWQIYKHGEGSTAAGAWATLPTYEVPKVVLNAAVKAAGLIGDGLYGVDVKQKGNRAAVIEVNDNPSIESGVEDKYLGDELYRIILEEFIRRAEKKHNS
- the dnaX gene encoding DNA polymerase III subunit gamma/tau, which encodes MAYQVLARKWRPGNFAEMAGQEHVLKALTNALNQDRLHHAYLFTGTRGVGKTTVARIFAKCLNCEQGVSAIPCGECGVCREIAEGRFVDLIEIDAASRTKVEDMRELLDNVQYAPTRSRYKIYLIDEVHMLSNSSFNALLKTLEEPPPHVKFLLATTDPQKLPVTILSRCLQFNLKNLSPQRIVSHLTHVLQAENVPAEEAALWELARAAEGSMRDAMSLTDQAIAFGDGKLEAKDVIEMLGTIEKHVVIDLLRTIAAQDCAAMLAQVNHMAQFAPDYAYVLQALAELLHRVAVEQAVPGGVDNSFGDQQQVSELAQTLTAEDTQLYYQIALMGRKDLALAPDPRTGFEMALLRMIAFRPNIKSARQIQAPSAASSAASADDDKESAQPGPSQTETAVAAQPAPAVEATPEPRQEIAAPQPEPPQQVAEKRDTPSPQEPPRQGLSQQGPQKQEPSNQGEAPVIDAAPVTPAQPIERPPPGHSEAEPPPVDDYDAYFADDPGPSDADYGFSGYPAETGYPDDGSHAAPVANPQPKEERPQAAAPAREPQGREAIAPPPKSVTESVPGLHPGPGEAGSVNTTPPVVAANSVKKSPAGPLTPPLEGEPTMQGMVWKDAVKRLAISGMTATLAQRCALEAVTPGLVIFTIDREHLDFFNEAQRERLRAAVSEFMGEAVKIEVSAGESKWLTPLQYAERRRAELQQQAETAIRNDPNIQMMAGRFGAAVIENSIEPIIQE